CGGGAACAGCGAACATACCGCCACCGCCGCCCATGCCGCCGCCACCCATACCGCCGCCCATGCCGCCGCCCATGCCGCCGCCGCCCATTCCGCCGCCCATGCCACCGCCGCCGCCGCCCATGCCGCCGCCCATGCCGCCACCCATGCCGCCGCCGCCACCCAACTGGATGATTGGCACGACCAAGTCACCAACCGGATAGACCTTGTTGATCAAGTTCTCTTCGGCTGCTTCGATCGTGGTGATCTGCATGACTTCGTCTTTGATGACGTAGGTCAACTCGTTTTCTCGCAGCATCAAACGCAAGAACGATCGCAATGAAACGTTCTTCAATGTCAAAGTCACTGGCTCGTCTCGCGAGATACCAATTTCTTCAAGCGCTTTATTGTCGATCACGATTGGAATGTCGTGAGCCTTGGCAAGCGCATCAACGGCCTCGCCAAGCGGCATGTCAACGAAAGTTTGCGATGTTTCATCACCTAGCGCCGTTTGAATCCGACGTTCGGTTTCATTGTCGCCAACCAATTCAATCGCACCGTATCGTTCCAAACGACGACGGCTCATTCGTTGCCAGACATCGGCATCGGGATAAACAATTGGAGGTTCGTCAACGAACGGGATATTACCTTTCAGCACCAACGAGAACGCATCGACAAAGTTCCGTTCTCGCATTTCGCGATAACGACGGTCGCGGTCATAAACCTGCAACATCAACGGTTCGTCGGTAAAGTGACGACCAGCTACCGAGTCACGGGTGATCGTGTCACCAGCGATTCTGGCAAACTCGAGCGAAACGACACCGTCGGCTTCATCGTAACGACCTTCGTCGATCAACGCGTTCATTTGCTCCGACAATGTCTTCAATGTCGATTCACGACGGAAAGTTTCAGCCAGCATCCGTTGAGATGCGTTCGCGGTCGAAACGATTTGTTCGAGGTTACGTTGTCCTTCACTGTATTCAGCCTCTTTGCGACTTGCGATTTGAATCGCCGATCGGACCTTCGACAACAATTCGCGTCGAAGTTGCGGGTCTAAGTCCGGCGTCGTTTCGACGTTGGCCAATAGACTCTTCAGCGAACCGGCAACATTCGTTGGATCCGTTCGCATTTGCTTTTCAGCTTGGGCCAAAGCCGCATTGACGTTCGCACGCATGCGACCGTCGTTGGCGGATCGTTCCGCACGAACGCGGTCAAGCAATTCGCCGCCTGGTTCAGTAACGCCCTGGTCCGCAGGACGACCAAAACCTGAGAAGTCGTCGAAGCCGCTGGCACGAGGTGCCATGGGTGCTGCTTGAACCGCAGCCGGTGGCGCTGCTGCCGCAGGTGGCGGAGTTTCAATCGCCGGTGCAACTGGCGCAGGTTCGACAACTGCTGCCGCAGCAGGTTCTTCGCCGAATAAACCGCCATCATCTGCATCCATCGGTGCGTCAGCAGCCCCGCCAAACGGATCGTCGCCAGCGGCGGCGAACGGATCGTCCATCGCAGCAGGTGGAGCCGGTGGTGCCGGTGCATCGGCCGGGGCGTCACCGCCACCACCGAAAATATCATCGAAAGCCCCACCGTCATTTTGAATCACTAAACGGTTGCCTGCGGCTTTTTCAAGCATCACAGCTTCGGTGTTATTCGGATCCGCCTGCAGCGCCATGTCGGCGACCGCTTTAGCGCCCCGTTTGTTTCCTTGTTGCAACGCCATGTTACCGGCGCGAACCAGAGCTTCCGAATTGGCCGTCATCATGCGAGCCGTCTGACGCAGCATCGGCGATCCGGCAGTCGCCAAACGCAAACCTTGATCCGCCTTCGCTTTTTCAACCAATCCACCCAAGAACGCAAAGTCCGGATGCGCATTTTCGAGTTCAGCGTCCACCAAGATACGAATCGACGAAGTCGACGTTTCTCCGGTGAATGTCATAGCACCGCTCGTCTTGGCATCAGCATCCAGTTCGCCCACGAGAATCGAGTCACGGTCCAAACGCAGAGGCGGCAAACGGTTGGCTTGAACCGACTTCATTCCGCCCATCATCTTGGCTTCGGTCAACCAGATCGGTGACATCGTCGCGCTGCGAGCCACTTGAGGTGCTAGGACCGTCGTCGAGGCATCCGAACCCTCGGCAACGACTCCGATCACGCCGCCGGTTTGATTGGCAAGCACGCCCATCAATTCAACGTTCGTGGCTGGGCCGATCGCCAACGAGTGGACGGAAATCCGGTCGGCCCGCAAGGCACTGATCAAAGCACCGAAACGGTCGACGTCGCCCATCGCATCAAGCGACGAACCATCACCGATATAGACGATT
The DNA window shown above is from Rubripirellula reticaptiva and carries:
- a CDS encoding VWA domain-containing protein gives rise to the protein MGLRHVARNVFTWAMAGVIWVPSLAAQSTVATASADTVQSAGTDGAQVRIATYRVTDGSGYFAASVQPSADDALMMAAEKAPADVVLLVDTSASQVGSYRSDSIAAVRSIAGKLRAGDRVRVYAADVHATDLTGSFTSGKSVEPAVAQLKKRLPLGNTNMVAVIDAVRSALVAEPQNHTRSIVYIGDGSSLDAMGDVDRFGALISALRADRISVHSLAIGPATNVELMGVLANQTGGVIGVVAEGSDASTTVLAPQVARSATMSPIWLTEAKMMGGMKSVQANRLPPLRLDRDSILVGELDADAKTSGAMTFTGETSTSSIRILVDAELENAHPDFAFLGGLVEKAKADQGLRLATAGSPMLRQTARMMTANSEALVRAGNMALQQGNKRGAKAVADMALQADPNNTEAVMLEKAAGNRLVIQNDGGAFDDIFGGGGDAPADAPAPPAPPAAMDDPFAAAGDDPFGGAADAPMDADDGGLFGEEPAAAAVVEPAPVAPAIETPPPAAAAPPAAVQAAPMAPRASGFDDFSGFGRPADQGVTEPGGELLDRVRAERSANDGRMRANVNAALAQAEKQMRTDPTNVAGSLKSLLANVETTPDLDPQLRRELLSKVRSAIQIASRKEAEYSEGQRNLEQIVSTANASQRMLAETFRRESTLKTLSEQMNALIDEGRYDEADGVVSLEFARIAGDTITRDSVAGRHFTDEPLMLQVYDRDRRYREMRERNFVDAFSLVLKGNIPFVDEPPIVYPDADVWQRMSRRRLERYGAIELVGDNETERRIQTALGDETSQTFVDMPLGEAVDALAKAHDIPIVIDNKALEEIGISRDEPVTLTLKNVSLRSFLRLMLRENELTYVIKDEVMQITTIEAAEENLINKVYPVGDLVVPIIQLGGGGGMGGGMGGGMGGGGGGMGGGMGGGGMGGGMGGGMGGGGMGGGGGMFAVPDDVTLGTKSTSSAPASNKTAKEESAAKSISKNDPSISAIVLKVGEGQSRSDAWDAYFADQSIADAKDLTILDQRVRSTVAFNSAKATRLQAKGDVEGAVEQFAQARDAIAGAMRAGHVQPWMYQAYAIALKATSAPAEEVERALLSAVDFAETPQDVLHVAARLEEVGSAKAALELCKNVAVIDPYRRETYVMGMRMARQINDVEGLMWACEGILGQAWPESFSAIVEEARLVARATHADLVEQGKTELAATFNNALKLAASHDVIVRVSWTGDADIDLAVEEPSGTVCSFENRATAGGGTLVGDAFPGSVSDVEGTVSETYLCPQGFSGQYRLLVRRVWGNVSTGRVSVEVLTDVGRPSQRFIRQEVPLTEKDALVIFEVKQGKRVEEVGEAQLANLRDVQRKVQNEVLAQFGGDPNVPGGSGQVLTDLFNDIQAITGGVTTVNGPGGFARRGAVGFQPQLTVLPEGASNSTLAIISADRRYVRISPAPIFSQVGDVSTFNFVSGESTTQAGGAAGGLGGAATGGAAGGLGN